The proteins below are encoded in one region of Mesoplasma melaleucae:
- the dnaX gene encoding DNA polymerase III subunit gamma/tau, whose translation MEQNKALYRKYRPSNFGDIAGHQNVVEILKNELKNNKISHSFLFAGQRGTGKTSIARILAKSVNCKNLTDGLACEQCESCIASNEQRNPDIIEMDAASNNGVDEIREIKNNINSLPFLGKYKIYIIDEVHMLTKAAFNALLKTLEEPPAHAIFILATTEYSKIPATILSRCQIFNFKKIDRNSLIKRLRFICENEGYTIEKDVLEEIAIISEGSLRDASNVIEQLITVTTDHITVEDLKSVFYVATKNEKKEILINILNNNSSTIIKYFEKANNQGMDFDVFTLSLIEIVKEIIEFKFTHDNEVLNILEENDMNEFSHVNVKALFEIADNLSEAYAKTKGTSINFNYLLISVLKNLNTPIDQPIKVEKPIEHKIVKPEVVVETKIEEVITKQETIIQEQVVESKQEAKLIIEEIKVEEHIEEVIVEKTVIETVEEINNVYEFKTLTNLKIELNKNLVVNEDKKTYKIQIDEVINLLVGANKFKREEIENKFNEFFAVNQNDELTNPEMAKKYINFYNFKVIAASNNEVLLRAEDFENVNNLLFSLQSEQQRALFQKEFGNLIFLPIDEIMWNEVKLAFKKLKENNQLPTYQPVDYNKYFDTKKQSIVLSHFDDKTIEAARRLFDLDKIEIED comes from the coding sequence ATGGAACAAAACAAAGCGTTATACCGAAAATATAGACCTAGTAATTTTGGTGATATTGCAGGACATCAAAATGTTGTAGAAATTTTAAAGAATGAATTAAAGAATAATAAGATTAGCCATTCATTTTTATTTGCAGGTCAACGTGGAACAGGAAAAACATCAATAGCAAGAATATTAGCTAAAAGCGTTAACTGTAAAAATCTTACAGATGGATTAGCTTGTGAACAGTGTGAAAGTTGTATTGCTTCAAATGAACAAAGAAACCCAGATATTATTGAAATGGATGCTGCATCAAATAATGGTGTTGATGAAATAAGAGAAATTAAAAATAATATTAATTCACTTCCTTTTTTAGGTAAATACAAAATCTATATAATCGATGAAGTCCATATGTTAACAAAGGCAGCGTTTAATGCTTTATTAAAAACACTTGAAGAACCACCAGCACATGCGATCTTTATTCTAGCAACAACAGAATATTCAAAAATTCCAGCAACAATCCTTTCAAGATGTCAAATCTTTAACTTTAAAAAAATTGACAGAAACTCATTAATTAAAAGATTAAGATTTATTTGCGAAAATGAAGGTTACACAATTGAAAAAGATGTTTTAGAAGAAATAGCAATTATTTCTGAAGGGTCTTTAAGAGATGCATCTAATGTTATTGAACAATTAATTACAGTAACAACTGATCATATAACTGTTGAAGACTTAAAATCAGTTTTTTATGTAGCAACCAAAAATGAGAAAAAAGAAATTCTTATTAACATTCTAAATAATAATTCTTCAACAATTATTAAATATTTTGAAAAAGCAAATAATCAAGGAATGGATTTTGATGTATTTACTTTAAGTTTAATTGAAATAGTTAAAGAAATTATTGAGTTTAAATTTACACATGATAACGAAGTATTAAATATTTTAGAAGAAAATGACATGAATGAATTTAGTCATGTTAATGTAAAAGCATTATTTGAAATAGCAGATAACTTAAGTGAAGCCTATGCTAAAACAAAAGGTACAAGTATTAATTTCAATTACTTATTAATTAGTGTATTAAAAAATTTGAACACGCCAATTGATCAACCAATCAAAGTTGAAAAACCAATTGAACATAAAATTGTAAAACCAGAAGTAGTAGTTGAAACAAAAATTGAAGAAGTTATAACAAAACAAGAAACTATAATTCAAGAACAAGTAGTTGAATCAAAACAAGAAGCTAAACTAATAATTGAAGAAATTAAAGTAGAAGAACATATTGAAGAAGTTATTGTTGAAAAAACAGTAATTGAAACTGTTGAAGAAATTAATAATGTTTATGAATTCAAAACTTTAACAAATTTAAAAATTGAATTAAATAAAAACTTAGTAGTTAATGAAGATAAAAAAACTTACAAAATTCAAATTGATGAAGTTATTAACTTATTGGTTGGTGCTAATAAATTTAAAAGAGAAGAAATTGAAAATAAATTTAATGAATTCTTTGCTGTTAATCAAAATGATGAATTAACAAATCCAGAAATGGCAAAAAAATATATTAACTTTTACAATTTTAAAGTTATTGCCGCTTCAAATAATGAAGTATTATTAAGAGCTGAAGATTTTGAAAATGTTAATAACTTGTTATTCTCCTTACAAAGTGAACAACAAAGAGCATTGTTTCAAAAAGAGTTTGGAAATTTAATCTTTTTACCAATTGATGAAATTATGTGAAATGAAGTGAAGCTTGCATTTAAAAAGCTAAAAGAAAACAATCAATTACCAACATATCAACCAGTTGATTATAATAAATATTTTGATACTAAAAAACAATCAATTGTGCTAAGTCATTTTGATGACAAAACAATTGAAGCTGCTAGAAGATTATTTGATTTAGATAAAATAGAAATAGAGGATTAA